The Streptococcus iniae genome contains the following window.
CTATTTAACAGAACCTTATGAGTTTGAAGAAAATAATGATTTTATTCAACGTGTTAATAATGATGCTGTTCTTTTAGAAGAAAGTTATGACAAAAGGCTTGAGAAAGTGTCTCAGGAAATCGTTGAACATGAAAATGCTTTAGATAACTTGTACTATGAAAGACAAGTCTTAAATCAGAAAGAAAAGCAAGAGAAAGGAGGAAAGAATGGTCAAAGTTAGCACAGGAACAATGGCGACCCAAGCCTCAACGGTCGCAACCACCATGTCTAGTCGTGTAACAGCACTAAACAATGCCATTACACAATTATCCACCTTTGCAGGTGCAACAAGATTGCAAGGAACGGCTTATGACAATGCCAAAAGCTATGCGACAGCAACCCTAACACCGATGATTCAAGCGATGATTCTTTATGCAGAGTCATTGAGTGAAAAATGTACCGAACTACAAACTTTATATGCCTCAATATGTGGTTCAGAGGACCTTGACTCAACAGTATTAGAAGCTAAGTTGTCTAGCGACAGGGGGTCCCTTAGAATTGCAGAAGCATTACTTGATAGATTAGCAGATGATCCGAAACCCTCACGAGCGGCTATCAGGTCAACACAAGGAAATATTGAACGGCTGCATAAACGAATTAGATCTAATCAGAAAAAACTGGACAATTTGAACAGGTTTAATGCTCAATCTGCCACAGTCTTTGCAGATATCACGTCTGCTCAAAACACTGTCAGCCAAGCGCTAACAGCAGTTGCGGCAGGTTTCTCAGGCTATAACAGCACAACAGGAACCTTTGGAAAACCAGCAGCAGGACAAATGGACTGGACTAAGCAGGTAAAAAACGCTTGGAATGATAGGGAACTGAAAAAACAATATGATATGATATTAGGAAAAGCTGCTAATAATGTTACATTGACTGAGGAAGAATTAGTAGCAATTAGTAAAGTCACAGCGGAACATCCTGACAGAGATTTACCAAAAGAATTACTGAGTTATATTAACAGTAAGTATCCTGAACACGCTAGATATATTCAAGGCCAAGGAAAGACAATATATGATGGATTAGCACTAATTTATGCCTCTAGTAAGCTTTCAAAAAAAGGAAAACAAGTTTATATTAACCATTCCACTACAGAAGCAGGTAAGAAATTAGAAAAGTTCTTTGGAACTAAACAATATTACAGTCATAATCGTATAAAAAATGGGAAAACTTCCACCCGAGTAACTAGTAAAAAAGGTTCTAAGATTGATCCAAATAGTTATAATTTAGCAAATGACTTAAACTTAAATCATGGTTCACAACTTGGATATGGACAAAATAGTTGGGAAGATTATGCCAAAACTTTGGGAAAAGGTGCTAAATCTAGTGCAATAAGCTCAATTAAATCTAGTGCAAGTGCAGGACTCACTGATGTGTTTACTTATGTCAAAGGTGACGGTATTAAATTTACTAAATCATTTAAAGCCGCTGGAGTAGCAGGCAAGTCTGTTGCAGTTGTTAATGTTGCTACAAGTGCAATTGATATAGCGAATGGTTATAATGACACAGATCAGAAAGCAAAAGATTTGGGTATGAAAGTTGGAAGTGTTGATTATGTCCAAGCACAAACTGGTGGGATTGCGATTGATACTGCTAAAGGTGTAGGTGTTGGAGTTGCTTCAACAGCAGTTGCGACGACAGTCACTGCAGCAGTTAGTGCCTTAGCTATAGCTGGGGCACCGATTTGGCTTCCCGCGGTTGCCGGTGTAGCAGCGGCTACTGCATTAACGTTAACCGTTAATGCTATTGATGATAAATTTAATGTTACAAAGAACATAAAAAACGCATGGATTAACTGGGTGAAAGGGTAGTAATGTTAATGAAAAAAAAGTTTAATCAGTTAGTAGAAGTTTTATATCCCCGATTAAAGCCAGTGGATCAATTACATTTTTTCACAATGGCAATTTATCTTTTATGTGGTACTGCTTTGTTTATCGGTAGTTCAATATTTTTGTATTTTGACAAAGATTATGAGGGTGTAAATAAAACAATTATTTTTTTGTTATTAAATATTGTTTGTTTGATTTTTTTCGCTATTTCGATAGTGTTATTAAAGTTTGGAAAACGACATGTCTTTATAAGGTTGTTACCTTCTATCCTAGGATTTATTAATTACTTACTAGTGATAAGCTACATAAGTAGTTATATTAGAGGTATTAAACCTCACTTCTCTGTTATAGCCTGTTTAAGTTATTTAATTCTCAATAGTTTTTATCAAGTTCTTATTATTGATTTTTGTAAAGAAAAAAGCACTAACTTTAGATCAAATTTAATGTATTTACCCTTTGGTATATGCGCTAGCTTCGTAATTATTTCATCAATTATTGAGACAATTCTCAACACTACAGGTAATTTATATTTTATTATTATGCTAGTATTAGTCACTATTTTCTATCAATTAGTCATGTTTGAGTTTGTTTTTGCGACTAAAGGTGAAAAAATATATCAAGAACAAATGAAGAAGTCAAGGTACGGTGGTTCTGTATCATCATTACTTAAGAATAAAGGAAACTAAAATGGATATTATTAAATCAGAGCTGCATAATGTAGCGTGCCTTGAAAAAATGGCAACCAAAGAAGAACTCATTTCACTTGTTTTAGGTAGTGAAAAACAAATATTTGTTGATGGACTTTACAAAAATGGTCCGACAATGATTTCAATTTCAATGAGTGGATTTAGAAGCAAAGAACCACAGAAGGTTAAAGTATATATTCCAGTGAATATTGAAATTGAAGCGAATGATAGTTTTTCATTTATTGAACATTTGGTTTTGGAAAACACAGTCGTGAAACGCTTATCATTAGAAGATAATCTTGATAAAGCAATTTTAGATATGAAAGAATTTTCCAAAGTTAATGGCTATGAAGTGGTAGAAGATCTTCTTTATATGACATTTACATCAGTGTATGGAGAATACTGGATTGATTTACAATTAGTGGTAGAAGAGGTTTGATATGAAACAAACAGTTGCTGAGGAGCAATCCTTACATTTTCAAAATGTGATTTCAACCTTCTATGAGACAACTCTTAATGATATGTCAATTCATTTTGAAACATTTTTGAATAATATTTTTGATGCAGGCTATACTGCAAATGGTCCGTTTTTTTACTGTATTAATTCAGATATGTCAGAAAATGGGAAAATACTAATTCAAACTTTTTTACCGGTTTCTGAACAACACAAATTTACTCTTCCAAAAGATTTCACTTATCAAAATTACTTTCAAATTTTAGATATGGCTGCAATTAGAACATCAGAAGATAGTGAATCAGCTATTTCAGAAGCATTTAACAACCTTTTTAAGTATATCCATCAAAGAAAACTAAAGACTCGTACACCAGTATTTTATCTTGTGACATTGGATGAAGAAAAAATTTACACTGATTTAATGATTGGAATTGATTATTTAGATTGATAAAAAAGCTATAAATCATTTAAGAAATACAATTATCCCACACATAATAAAGAAAACATTCTAAAAAAGATAAATATATTGCATTGAGTTTGTTGTGTCCTATTGCCACGTCAAACATTCCGGCAGTTTCGGTCTTGGTGCAGGAAGCGAACTGTTCTGACACAAGTAACCTCTGTAACAGATAAAAAAAGTGATTAGACAGAGGAAATTTCTACAGCTATATTAATGGTGTAAAAAATAACCCTAAATGCGAAGAAATAACTAAACAAAGTATTGCAGAAAAGGAATTGGTATGAAAATAAAGAAAATTATTCCATTACTATTATTTGTGGCTTTTGCTTTAACCTTAAGTGCTTGTGGCAATGACAAATCAAAGACTGCGATTGCTAAAAATACTACTGCTAGTAAACAAAATAAACTGACCCAAAAAGTCGTTAGATTAACAGAAGCAGAAGTAAAAGGTATCAAAGCCAAGACGAGTCAAGAAAGTCAAACCATTATAATACCTTATTCCTCCGCATTATCTGAGGGAATGGTTGAAAAAACAGATGGTACGGATCAAGTGACCCCTTTTCAAAAAGATTATGAACTTAAGATTCCATCTCACTTTGAAGAAATGAAATCACAAAACTCTAATAATGTTTATACATTCCCAGGGAATAAGGTGCTGGTTGATATTTGGAGTCAAGTAAACATTACAAAAGGTACAAGCAATGACGTTTTGGATTCAGAGTGGTTGGAAGCAAAAGATATCTTAGGAAATTATATTTCATCACAAACATCTGATACTCCTAAAATATTTACCAAATACATTGGTGCTAACACTTTCTCAGTATCTGTCAATCATGTAGGTGCTAATCACCAAAATTTAGTAACCTATTCTATTATCAATGATCAGGGAAATTTTTCATCCTCTGCCATTATGATCAATGTCATCCTCTTTGACAAGTTACCAAAAGAAGAGCAACTCGATAAAATCTCGCAAGTCGAAGGCTTTCTCTCACAACTTGACATCAAAAAATAAAAGCATTTCTCTTTCGGAAATGCTTTTTCATCGTGGATAGGTCAAAATTTTATATTTTAATAAGAGATAAAATTTTGAAATAAAGACATAACTCATGTATGATGGAGAAAAAAACTGATACTGTCAATAATTTTGTGTAAACACAAGAGTAGAGTTTTTGAATATTAGTCAAATAAGCTATCAAGTGTGTCAAAACATACTCCGAATCCTTTATGAATACGAGCTCCGAACTTAATGTTATAGTCTTCGAAAATACTTACAAGGCATCGTTCTAAGGCTTCTTCATTTGGAAAAACCACCCTCTTCTTGCTTTGTCGCTTGATTTCTTTATTG
Protein-coding sequences here:
- a CDS encoding DUF5085 family protein — encoded protein: MKQTVAEEQSLHFQNVISTFYETTLNDMSIHFETFLNNIFDAGYTANGPFFYCINSDMSENGKILIQTFLPVSEQHKFTLPKDFTYQNYFQILDMAAIRTSEDSESAISEAFNNLFKYIHQRKLKTRTPVFYLVTLDEEKIYTDLMIGIDYLD